From uncultured Pseudodesulfovibrio sp.:
CAGCAGAATTTCTTCCAGACTGGCCATGTCGACCAGCGGTTCCGCCATGACAGTGAGGAAGAGGGAAATATCCGAGCGTTGGATACGTGTCACACGGGCAACAGGCAATCCTTTGGGGAATATACCCGACAGGCCGGATGACAACAAAAGTTCATTTGGCTCAATGGGCGCATTTTGATTGATATACCGCAAGATAAGTTGTTTGCCATAGCCCTGCCCTGCAAGCATGGCTGGAGAGCGCTGTTGTGCGCCGATGACCGCGATGCGGCTGTTGGGATCAGTAAGAAGAAGGATGGTAGAGGTGGCGGCTCCTGTGCGGAGGACTCGACCTACTACTCCTTTGAGAGACACTGCGGGCATGTCGTCTTCCACATCTGCACTGCTACCTTTGTCCACGGCGATCGTGTCGAGCGCGCCGGCAGGTCCCATTCGATGAGCAATGACCCGTGCGCCGAAATATTCCCATTGGTCGGGTGGTGTGAATTCAAGCAGTTTTTCGAGACGTTCAGCAGAACGTGCCTGAGAGTGCAGGAGCATGTTCTCTCTCCTGAGTTCGGCAGACTGTGCTGTAAGATCGTCGTTTTCCTGTTTCAGACCGACTAGATAAATATATCGATACCAGAAGTCGCTGACCTGATCGGTCACCCATATGCCTGGACGTAAAATAGCACCGGAGACATCAAGCCCGGTATAGCTCGACAGGGCATCGAGATGTCCTGTGCGCAGGTTCCACGTATACAATGAAAGGTATACGAATAATCCTGCCAAGATGATGACTGCTATTTTTTTTGGGCCTTTCACACGTAGAGTCCTATCGAACAGTTAAAAAGCGCACGGTTGCCGTATTGAAGCAACCGTGCGCTGGTGAACAACTTGTGGGCTTGGTCACGCCGGATGCCGGTTAATCGGTCGTGACATCCTTGTACAGATCAATGTTGTCCAAAGCCTTACCCGATCCGAGTACGACCGCGGTGAGCGGGTCCTCGACTACGGTGATTGGCAGTTGGGTCTCATGCTGCAGCAATTGGTCAAGTCCTTTGAGGAGCGCGCCTCCACCAGTCAGGACAATGCCGCGGTCAACGATATCGGCAGCCAGTTCGGGCGGAGTCTGTTCCAGTGCGATACGTACGCCCTGGACAATGCCTTCTACCTGTTCGCTGATAGCCTCGCGGACTTCCTCGGCGGTGATGGGCCGATTCTGTGGAATACCGGTGACCAGATCACGTCCCTTGACTTCCATAATCGGTTCCTGATCTCCCAGAGGATATGCGGAGCCGATATGGATTTTGATCTGTTCAGATGTGGATTCACCGATGAGCATGTTGTACTTGCGTTTAACGTGCTGCATGATCGCTTCATCCATCTTGTCTCCGCCGATGCGAACGCTTCGAGCGTAGACGATACCGGACAGGGA
This genomic window contains:
- the mreC gene encoding rod shape-determining protein MreC, with the translated sequence MKGPKKIAVIILAGLFVYLSLYTWNLRTGHLDALSSYTGLDVSGAILRPGIWVTDQVSDFWYRYIYLVGLKQENDDLTAQSAELRRENMLLHSQARSAERLEKLLEFTPPDQWEYFGARVIAHRMGPAGALDTIAVDKGSSADVEDDMPAVSLKGVVGRVLRTGAATSTILLLTDPNSRIAVIGAQQRSPAMLAGQGYGKQLILRYINQNAPIEPNELLLSSGLSGIFPKGLPVARVTRIQRSDISLFLTVMAEPLVDMASLEEILLLKRTPGKIPDVAPVSEEGANGAADQ